From Chryseobacterium joostei, the proteins below share one genomic window:
- a CDS encoding tyrosine-type recombinase/integrase, whose product MEIEIKLDKVKLRKKGHPIIISIFVSKSDRQYPVTGYYSMPEDWNEKKNIPKISHPLYYGLMEFIHKTNIKINRILERRYLMSSEEIKNFILNDNPDSLVKFWKKYADEIRKNGSESNAIVYENRLKALTSFKSDVLFKEVTYDFLVKYKEFHFSKKTKSGKKRVSNNTMTLYLKTMKSVIKEAKKRRLYVPEDSYDPFDGTYPKSTPTIDKYLAIEEMRTIIKFNYKHKFYDFFILCFLLGGIDYIDLKNLTYDHVKNGRVVFERFKGGTHEIINNYIFPHTWVILEKYKDDSGYLVPIHQLEKERFQFRDSYMHKIRRWIKSIGIESYVSTKTPRYTFINIGKQLLLSRDIIMELTGHSHGDVHSIYEGKYPDHVKDEVHRKIIDAVFLDWINEIK is encoded by the coding sequence ATGGAAATAGAAATCAAACTAGACAAAGTAAAGTTAAGGAAAAAAGGGCATCCTATTATTATTAGTATTTTTGTGAGCAAAAGTGACAGGCAATACCCAGTTACTGGCTACTATTCAATGCCTGAAGATTGGAATGAGAAGAAAAATATTCCAAAGATTTCTCATCCGTTGTATTATGGATTAATGGAATTCATTCATAAAACTAATATCAAAATAAATAGGATTCTTGAAAGGAGATATTTAATGTCTTCCGAAGAGATAAAAAATTTTATATTGAATGATAACCCAGATTCTTTGGTTAAATTTTGGAAGAAGTATGCCGATGAAATAAGAAAAAATGGAAGTGAAAGCAACGCAATAGTATATGAAAATAGGTTAAAGGCTTTGACTTCTTTTAAATCCGATGTTCTTTTTAAAGAAGTCACATATGATTTTTTGGTAAAGTATAAAGAGTTCCATTTTTCAAAAAAAACTAAATCAGGTAAAAAAAGGGTTTCAAATAATACCATGACATTGTATTTAAAAACAATGAAATCAGTAATAAAAGAAGCAAAAAAAAGACGGCTTTATGTTCCGGAAGATTCTTACGATCCTTTTGATGGGACTTATCCAAAATCAACGCCAACTATAGACAAATATCTTGCTATAGAAGAAATGAGAACAATCATCAAATTTAACTATAAGCATAAATTTTACGATTTCTTCATCCTTTGTTTTCTGCTTGGTGGCATAGATTATATTGATCTAAAAAACTTAACTTATGATCATGTAAAAAATGGAAGAGTTGTTTTTGAGAGGTTTAAAGGCGGGACCCATGAAATAATCAATAATTATATATTTCCTCATACATGGGTTATTTTAGAAAAATACAAAGACGATAGCGGTTACCTAGTCCCAATTCACCAATTAGAAAAAGAAAGATTTCAGTTTAGAGACTCATATATGCACAAAATAAGAAGATGGATTAAAAGCATAGGCATTGAGTCTTATGTGTCGACAAAAACACCACGATATACTTTTATTAACATTGGCAAGCAATTATTATTAAGCCGGGATATAATTATGGAATTAACGGGGCATTCACACGGTGATGTACATTCTATTTATGAGGGTAAGTATCCTGACCACGTAAAAGATGAAGTGCATAGAAAAATAATTGATGCCGTTTTCTTAGATTGGATTAATGAAATAAAATAA
- a CDS encoding S24 family peptidase has translation MNKKLQPPDNFITTIENKLDINLSDFADYTIESNLKPKTYPSHIEVRLVTNKARAGYTDSYYADDYLKDLPVVLVEADKEYKGKYMAFEIDGDSMEPYYYSGDIVIGREIKRDLWQYKLHYKDYDFIIAHGTKGIMLKEITNHNVETGEIVCHSLNTDGKYKDFTLNLHEVSFLYNVVEHRTSGRTKRINR, from the coding sequence ATGAATAAAAAACTACAACCTCCCGACAACTTTATTACAACTATTGAAAATAAACTAGATATCAATCTTAGCGACTTTGCCGATTATACTATCGAATCCAACCTAAAGCCTAAGACATATCCGTCACATATAGAAGTAAGATTGGTTACAAACAAAGCCAGAGCTGGCTATACAGATAGCTATTATGCAGATGATTATTTAAAAGATCTACCAGTGGTATTGGTTGAAGCAGATAAAGAATACAAGGGTAAATATATGGCCTTTGAGATTGATGGTGACAGTATGGAGCCATATTATTACTCTGGTGATATAGTAATAGGAAGAGAAATAAAACGAGATCTATGGCAGTACAAGCTACATTATAAAGATTATGATTTCATTATTGCACACGGAACAAAAGGCATAATGCTTAAAGAAATAACCAATCACAATGTGGAAACTGGAGAAATTGTATGTCATTCATTGAATACAGATGGCAAGTATAAAGATTTCACACTTAATCTTCATGAGGTATCATTCTTATATAATGTAGTAGAACACAGAACAAGCGGAAGAACAAAACGAATAAATAGATAA
- a CDS encoding Rad52/Rad22 family DNA repair protein — MGVSKEQLQKLKEPFPLKWRVKGLLPDNQMILIGYIDARQVQDRLDAVLGAENWQDDYFEIKNKQFCRIGIKIEDEWVWKADSGSESYLDASKGETSDSLKRAAVHWGINRDSYELGEIIIKCKIENGIPAPCDQAGNILKGKDLLEACKIISKEKESELIFDKTVLPTNQDPIKRGRTSKKPKIILP, encoded by the coding sequence ATGGGAGTAAGTAAAGAACAATTACAGAAATTAAAAGAACCTTTCCCATTGAAATGGCGTGTTAAGGGCCTGCTTCCAGATAATCAAATGATTTTAATTGGATATATAGACGCAAGACAAGTTCAGGATAGACTTGATGCTGTTTTAGGAGCCGAAAACTGGCAAGATGATTATTTTGAAATAAAAAACAAACAATTCTGTAGAATCGGTATTAAAATCGAAGATGAATGGGTTTGGAAAGCAGATTCAGGCTCAGAATCTTATTTAGATGCAAGTAAAGGAGAAACTTCCGATAGTCTTAAACGTGCTGCAGTTCATTGGGGTATCAATAGAGATTCTTATGAACTTGGAGAAATAATAATCAAATGTAAAATAGAAAATGGAATTCCGGCCCCTTGTGATCAAGCTGGTAATATTTTGAAAGGCAAAGATCTTTTGGAAGCTTGTAAAATAATATCCAAAGAAAAAGAATCAGAATTGATTTTTGACAAAACAGTTTTACCTACAAATCAAGATCCAATTAAAAGAGGAAGAACTTCCAAGAAACCTAAAATTATTTTACCATGA
- the metF gene encoding methylenetetrahydrofolate reductase [NAD(P)H], producing the protein MKITDHIKNANGKTLFSLEVVPPQKGIGIEDLYTNIDPLMEFKPPFIDVTTSREEYIYLDKGNGLMERRITRMRPGTLGICAAIQHKYNVDTVPHLLCGGFTKEETEYLLVDCMYLGIDNVMALRGDAMKGHQYFEPTQGGHASAMDLVNQINDLGRGKYLHNEEQVCDELNKFCIGVAGYPEKHMEAPSMNYDLKWLKQKVDAGADYIVTQMFFDNKKYIEFVQKAREMGITVPIIPGIKPIATKKHLKILPQVFKIDLPEELITEVENAKNNEAVKQIGIEWSIAQCKELLDFGVPVLHFYSMGKSDNIKSIACELF; encoded by the coding sequence ATGAAAATTACAGATCATATAAAAAATGCAAATGGAAAAACCTTATTCTCCTTAGAAGTGGTTCCGCCACAAAAAGGGATAGGTATTGAAGATCTCTATACAAACATAGATCCGTTGATGGAGTTCAAACCACCATTCATTGATGTAACTACTTCAAGAGAAGAATATATCTATCTAGACAAAGGAAATGGTTTGATGGAGCGCCGTATCACAAGAATGCGTCCGGGAACACTGGGAATTTGTGCTGCCATTCAACATAAATATAATGTAGATACAGTTCCACACTTACTTTGCGGAGGTTTTACCAAAGAAGAAACCGAATATCTTCTGGTAGACTGTATGTACCTTGGGATTGATAATGTAATGGCGCTGAGAGGGGATGCTATGAAAGGGCACCAGTATTTTGAGCCTACACAAGGAGGACATGCCAGCGCAATGGATCTTGTTAACCAGATTAATGATCTTGGAAGAGGGAAATATCTCCACAATGAAGAGCAGGTTTGTGATGAACTTAATAAATTCTGCATTGGGGTAGCAGGGTATCCGGAGAAACATATGGAAGCCCCATCCATGAACTATGATTTAAAATGGCTGAAGCAAAAAGTAGATGCCGGAGCAGATTATATTGTGACCCAAATGTTTTTTGATAATAAAAAGTATATTGAATTCGTTCAGAAAGCAAGAGAAATGGGAATTACAGTTCCAATCATTCCGGGAATTAAACCCATTGCTACAAAAAAACATTTGAAAATTCTTCCTCAGGTATTCAAGATAGATCTTCCGGAAGAACTGATTACTGAAGTTGAAAATGCTAAAAACAATGAAGCCGTAAAGCAAATTGGAATAGAGTGGTCTATTGCCCAATGTAAGGAACTTCTTGATTTTGGAGTTCCTGTTCTACACTTTTACTCTATGGGGAAAAGTGATAATATAAAGAGTATTGCTTGTGAATTGTTTTAA